Within the Leptogranulimonas caecicola genome, the region CGAAGGCGCGCACCCCTTTCCAGATGTCAGCCGAACGAAGTGCTGACACCAGATCCGTGATGACAGTCTATCCTACAAGAGAATTATTATTTATAACAATCCGAGATATATCACCGAATGGGCTACGTAAACACTATGATCTGTGCACTTAAGCGTAGTGCACAGATCAATGATGGTGTCCAAAGGACAAAAACTGGGCATCGGACCAATTGGCATCAATAGTGATTCTGCAATTCCCGCTCCCATTTGTATTCCGAAATCAAAAAACACGAGAACACGTCCCTTAAGCCAGTCTCGGTAATTTTGCGGGTGATTAATCACTTAACATTGGAGGCCATTGGAACATGTCTCAATCAATGGGGAGCGTTCGCTCGTCAGAGGCTGGCTTCGTCGAATATACGTGCTCTACCGTCGATGCCGTTTGGATTCCTTTTGGTCCACGCCTGGCAACAGACCGCATCCTGACGTGGTAGATGGAGCCTGGTCCGCAGTCAACGGTTGGATCTCGTGCGATCACCCTGTCCAAGAACTCTTGATCGTCCATCTTGGCAAGGAAGTTTAATCCATTGAGGTCGGAGAACTGCCATTCGCGCCTATTCTTTTCATAGACTGGGCTGATAAGAAACAGCGTGCGGTCACACACCTCCTCTAAATCGGAGGTAAGAGGTGGCAGGTTCGCGTCTTCGAATCCGCTAAACTCTCCCCTCTCCATGACAAAAGGATCGTCCTTAGCATCAGGCACAGATACTCTCATTCCGGTGACCCCCTCGCACTGGTCCACTGCCTCCACCATTCTCCTCATTGACTTCTGGGCTATCGGATCAGAACAAAAGTTGTATTGGTTGATTGTCGTGATCACTGTAGATCCGTCGCCTGTGGATATGTTGACGGAGTCACCCTGCTGCTTCGCTTCCTTGGCCCCTCCCCGCTCGGAGAGTTCCTGGCGAAGTTTGAGGCCTGAGAGGGCCAGTTGTACAGAGCTATTGAGAAGCGACACCACTTCCACGCTCGACCCAGCAAGAAGCTGGCCAAGACTGACAACTACCCCGAGCATCGCGTCAAGACACCCGTCATCAACACTCTTGATGACAGTATTGACCTCGATGCCGGGCATAGCGTGAGCCGATGCGATCTTGATGAGGTTTGAATAGTCGATGATTGCCTTTGAAAAGTTGACGGCATCCACTCCATCGAACTCACCGTTGAATTTAAATGAGACCGTCAGGCCGCGACGCACGATATCCATAGGCCTCCTTCCATCCACATTAATGAGACCATTCTACCGATTGTGTGTCCCCTCCAACTAGGCTCCCATACCCGGTCGCCACAGCCTACGAGGTGAAAGGCTATGTAGTTAGGTCTTGGAGGCGGATCCACTCTTCCCAGTCGTCGGGAGCTTGGAAGTGAAACACTGTGCCCAGGACTCGGATGGGGCCGTCCTCCCAACGAAGCACGATGTCCTCGATGTCGGCATCGAAGGAGTCGGGAGAGAGCACGAGGGTGCGGCCCGTGGAATACCATCGTCGCATGAGGGCGCTGTAGCTCACGACCAGCGAAGGAGTCGATCATTTTTTACCGAATAGAAGAGCAAGCACGATCAAGATTGCCACAATAATCGGCCACCATGTCACCAATGCATAGATGGCAAGCGCTACCAGAGCAACAATTAGTACAATCTTTACCAATGGCCAAATGTTTGTACTCTCCCCAGCAGCATCTCCCAATGACCCTTTGCTATGGCTCGCAGAACCGCCGGTTGAGCCAGCGGCTTCATTGGTAGGCAGCTCCAGCATATCCTGATGCACCACCTTGAATGGCTGCTGCCTGCCCAGGCCTCTGACCATGTTTTCCGCATAGTCATCGTAGGGGACGATTTCGACGTTGGTGCGACTCTTATACTCCTGGGCCTTCTTGATTTTCGAATCTCCGGGGTTATCAAGCACGACCAGGTGCGTGGTCTTGAGAGTAACTCGATCTTGGAGCGCTGCACCAAGTTGGTGAGCCTGCATCATAAGGTCATGCACACTGGGTGACTGGAACCGCCCAGTGAAGACTATCGAGCAACCGGTAAGGGGACCATCATGCGGAGTTCCAAACACAGCAGCTCTCTCGGTCGTTGCAATGATGTTCTTTCTCATTGCCTCTAAACAGAGCCAAGTCGCACGGGCGTCCGCCAGGGCATCGTGGCCGCCGGGGGAAATGCCATAGTCATGACAAAGATCTTTAAGCTTCCTGCGATATCCAAACATTGATTTTGCGACACTCATACAATCGAACGCTTTCCATTCGGGAAGCTTGACGCCATGTCTCCTTGCATTGCTTTGGAGCATGGGTACATCGAAGCTGTCGGAATTGTATCCGACAATGGGAAAATCGCCCACAAAGTCTATGAACCGACGAATCGCTTCGTCGGTTTTTGGGCTACCGGAGACCATCGACCGAGTAATCCCATTGACTCTTTGCGCTTCTGGAGATAACGGCACGTCAGTGTCCACATAGGTTGCAAACGACTGTTCTTCCAACCCATCAACAATGCGAATAGCGCCGATCTGGAGAATGCCGTCACTCTCGCAAGACAGCCCTGTGGTCTCGAGGTCGAATACGACATATGAAGTTGGATACTTTTCTATAGGAAACTGGCTTGAGCCATACGACATATGAATTCTTCCTTCATCTATCGAAGCTTTACGTTCCAACGCTCGTTAGAAAACTCAGAACTTCCAGTTATAGGTGGGCATAAACCAGACCACACGCCCGATGATGGTTATTTCCTCAGTACCATCCTCGCCATAGTCGTAGATCTTCGGCTTGTAGGTTGGATCGGTGGAGTCAGGCGACAGCTCGAAGCCGTTTGCTAAAACGTTAACCCGCTTGACAGTCGCATCAAATCCGTTGACACACACTGCATAAGGCTGCCCTGGGTAGTCCACCTCGTTGCATGGGTCTATGAGGGCAAGACAGCCGTCAGGCAGTATGCGATTCATGGACGTACCTCTGACTCGTAAGAAAAAGGCCTTCGGCCAATGGCGCTTTACGCCACCAGGGACACTCACAAGCTCATCGACAGGAATCATCTCTATAGGGATACCAGCAGCTATGGACCCGTAGACAGGGATCTCTGCTTCATCGTCATTCAGGACTTCTATCGGAGTTGGATCATCAGAGACGCCCATCAGGAATGGCACTGATACTCCCAAAAGGTCGGCTAGCGTCTTTATCTCGTCGGCCCTGATTTTTCGAGCACCAGACTCATATCTCTGGATCGTTGCCTGCTGAACGCCATAGGCATCTGCCAGCTTTTCTTGGCTCCAACCCTTAAGTGCACGAGCCTCAGAAAGCCTCTGCCTAATCTCGGCCATCTCAATGCGCCTCCTGAACTGAATACAACTTAAGTGAGATTTTTTCATACCAAAGTGGTTTACAGCTAATCCATTTCGGTATATAGTCTCAATTGAATTGAAACCGTTTTGGTATATAAGAGGTGCATATGCGACGCGCAAATCTTGCTGCAGAACGAGCACGCCGAGGTTGGACGCTTGCCGAGGCAGCATTCCGTATCGGTGTTTCCACAAACACATACATGGAATGGGAGAAGGGATCCGGCTCAATCCGATCCGAAAACCTCGAACGGCTCCATGACTTGTACGGGCGACCAATCGAGTACCTGCTCAAGCGAGAGTCAGATCAAACCACCGACTAACAAACACGACTTAAGGAGAACCACATGTCAAAAAAGGTCGAAATCAAAGAGCTAGAAGGTTTCGCTGACCACGTCGTCGGCGCCATCAGCCACATCGAAACTCGTGCCACGCCTAAAGATGACAGCAAAAAGGCCAAGCGCAAGGCCGCTGCTGCCCAGGCGTTCGCTTCTGGCTACAAGAACGGCTTTGTAGAAGCCATCTACCTCATCACCGTTGCGGCTCGTCAAGGCATTCCCAAAGACCTCGGTTCTAAAGAAAGCGCCAAGGCACTCTACCTCTCCATGCTCGACGACGCTATCGGCGAATTTCTCGGCGAGTAGTACCTGGCCACCCGACTATCTCAGCTGCAAAGAAGGTGAACCATGCAAGACATCCAGACCCATTCAAACGAAGCGTTAGGCGCGAATATCCGCACCATGATCGACTCGGATGGAAACACCCGCTTTTGCGCCAAGGATTCTGCAGTAGCGCTGGGATATTCCGATCCCACGAACGCAATTAAGCGCCACTGCCGTGGGGTGTCGTTTCGCCACCCCATCGTGGACGCGCTGGGCCGTACCCAGGAGGCCGTGTTCATCACCGAACCGGATCTCTACCGCCTCATTTCTCATTCCAAACTTCCCGCCGCCGAGCGCTTTGAGGCATGGATCTATGAGGAGGTCCTGCCCTCCATCCGTCGTCGCGGAGGCTACATGGTGGCGGCAACAGAGGAGACTCCAGAAGAGACCATGGCCCGCGCCCTCCTCATCGCCAACGACGCCCTCAAGCGCAAGGATGCCCGCATCGCAGAGCTGGAGCCCAAAGCCCTTTTCGCCGATGCCGTGGCTGCCAGCGACGGCACATGCCTGGTGGGAGAGCTGGCCAAGATGATGCGCCAGAACGGCGTCGAGATCGGGCAGAACCGCCTCTTCGACCTTCTCCGTGAAGAAGGCTACCTGGGGAAGTGCGGCTCCAACCGCAACGTGCCCACCCAACGTGCCATGGAGATGGGCCTCTTCCGCATCAAAGAGACTGCCGTCACCCATTCCGACGGCCACGTCACCATCAACCGCACTCCCAAAGTCACCGGCAAAGGCCAGTCCTACTTCATCACGCGCTACTGCAAGGACGCCTCATGAGCCCGCGAACCCGGATCTCCCAGGTAGATCTTCTCGGCATCCCCTATAGGGTCCAGTACGTAGAGACGGTCTCTCGCGAGGATGCCTTGGACGGACTAATCTGCCCCGATGATCGCACCATCCGCATTTATCAGGGGCTTTTGGAAGACGAGGCCACCGAGGTGCTGATCCATGAGGTGATCCATGGCCTCCTGATGCGCCTCGGACGCATGGAAGAAGCCGATGACGAGTGCCTTGTGCAAGGACTCGCCATCGGGCTTCACCAGGCGATCAAGAGCGTCAGTGCTTGCGTGCCTTGTGATCTGCCAAGGTCTTCCCCGCCTTGCTCTTTTGAGGCTTAAGCGTGCTTTTGGTTGCGAGCTTCTTTGCAGCCGCCCCCGTCTTACCACCGTGATGAACCGCCATCCTTCTCACCTCCTCTCATAACTCAAGTTAGGAGACCTCCCATGACCCAAAAGACCTGTTTAGAAGGAGCTTGCCCTTCATTAGAGCCTCAACCGGAAATAGGCGTCGATGTCCCGTACACCTCATACCTGGTCCATGAGCTCCAGAACAGAGACAGCGTCATCACTCTGGACGTGGCCCCAGAGGAGAGAGCGACGCTTACCGTTCCTGGGCCGGCGAAGGTGCTGATCGTCCTGGATTAGCGAATGCGAATCGACGGCCACTTCCCTTGGATGAACTGCCGATAAAACCGTCCTTTCGAAGCGGCATAGAAGAACTGGCTCGCAATGTTTTCTGGCACGCCGAAATACCGATAGGTACCTCCCTGGCGAAATGCGACATAGAGCGAGCCAACTTCGTAGCCGATTGCTGCGATGGCCGTCGAAGCGACAGGAATCATCTGCATTGCAACCTCCTATCTAATTTTTATTTAGATACTACCAGATATTGCATAGGACATTAGCTAGAGACACTAGGAGTTGAGCATGAAGTCGCTTTTGAAGGTCCGCCTGGCAGAGAGGCGCATGACTCAGAGGGAGTTAGCGCACCGCTGTGA harbors:
- a CDS encoding exonuclease domain-containing protein → MSYGSSQFPIEKYPTSYVVFDLETTGLSCESDGILQIGAIRIVDGLEEQSFATYVDTDVPLSPEAQRVNGITRSMVSGSPKTDEAIRRFIDFVGDFPIVGYNSDSFDVPMLQSNARRHGVKLPEWKAFDCMSVAKSMFGYRRKLKDLCHDYGISPGGHDALADARATWLCLEAMRKNIIATTERAAVFGTPHDGPLTGCSIVFTGRFQSPSVHDLMMQAHQLGAALQDRVTLKTTHLVVLDNPGDSKIKKAQEYKSRTNVEIVPYDDYAENMVRGLGRQQPFKVVHQDMLELPTNEAAGSTGGSASHSKGSLGDAAGESTNIWPLVKIVLIVALVALAIYALVTWWPIIVAILIVLALLFGKK
- a CDS encoding LexA family protein, which gives rise to MAEIRQRLSEARALKGWSQEKLADAYGVQQATIQRYESGARKIRADEIKTLADLLGVSVPFLMGVSDDPTPIEVLNDDEAEIPVYGSIAAGIPIEMIPVDELVSVPGGVKRHWPKAFFLRVRGTSMNRILPDGCLALIDPCNEVDYPGQPYAVCVNGFDATVKRVNVLANGFELSPDSTDPTYKPKIYDYGEDGTEEITIIGRVVWFMPTYNWKF
- a CDS encoding helix-turn-helix domain-containing protein, which produces MRRANLAAERARRGWTLAEAAFRIGVSTNTYMEWEKGSGSIRSENLERLHDLYGRPIEYLLKRESDQTTD
- a CDS encoding phage antirepressor KilAC domain-containing protein, with the translated sequence MQDIQTHSNEALGANIRTMIDSDGNTRFCAKDSAVALGYSDPTNAIKRHCRGVSFRHPIVDALGRTQEAVFITEPDLYRLISHSKLPAAERFEAWIYEEVLPSIRRRGGYMVAATEETPEETMARALLIANDALKRKDARIAELEPKALFADAVAASDGTCLVGELAKMMRQNGVEIGQNRLFDLLREEGYLGKCGSNRNVPTQRAMEMGLFRIKETAVTHSDGHVTINRTPKVTGKGQSYFITRYCKDAS
- a CDS encoding BC1881 family protein, whose product is MTQKTCLEGACPSLEPQPEIGVDVPYTSYLVHELQNRDSVITLDVAPEERATLTVPGPAKVLIVLD
- a CDS encoding KTSC domain-containing protein: MQMIPVASTAIAAIGYEVGSLYVAFRQGGTYRYFGVPENIASQFFYAASKGRFYRQFIQGKWPSIRIR